Within the Hypericibacter adhaerens genome, the region GGTTTCGGCGACAGGCGTCATTGTCGGTGAGCGTTCCGCCGCGCCCCCAACCGGGGGCGCGGCGGGATGCCCGATTTTCCAAGGATCGCGCCATGACGGATCCCACCGGTCGCAACGCCAAGCTGGTCTGCCGGCGGCTCTGGAAGCTCTATGGGGCCGAACCGCTGCGCCGGCTGCGCGAACGCGGGATCGATCTGGCCGCCGCCGATCCCGCCGACTCCCGCCGCGTCGCGACCGAGCTCGGCCTCATCGTCGCCGCCGGCAATGTCAGCTTCGAGGTCGAGCCCGGCGAATGCTTCATCGTCATGGGTCTTTCCGGCTCGGGCAAATCGACGGTGATCCGCTGCCTGTCGCGGCTGGTCGAGCCGACGGCGGGGGAGGTCGAGCTCGACGGGAAGTCCCTTCTGGCCATGTCCGAGCGCGAGCTGATCGCGGTGCGCCGGCGGCGCATGGGCATGGTGTTCCAGCATTTCGGCCTGTTCGGCCATCAGACCGTGCTGGAGAACGTCGCCTTTCCGCTGAAGGTGCAAGGCATCGGCAGGCCGGAGCGCGAGAAGCGCGCGCGAGAGACGATCGAGCTGGTGGGCCTCAAGGGGCGCGAGGAGAGCTACCCCTGGCAGCTCTCGGGCGGCCAGCAGCAGCGCGTCGGCTTCGCCCGCAGCCTCGCGGTCGGTCCCGATCTCTGGTTGCTCGACGAGCCCTTCAGCGCGCTGGATCCCCTGATCCGCCGCCAGATGCAGACCGAGTTCCTCAATCTCAAGCGCATGCTGGGGAAGACCGTCGTCTTCATCACGCATGACTTCCTGGAAGCGGTCTATCTCGCCGATCGCGTCGCCATCATGCGCGAGGGCGAGATCGTGCAGATCGGCACACCGGCCGAGCTCATGCTGCGCCCGGCCACGGACTATGTGCGCCAGTTCACCCGCGACGTGCCGCGGCCGATGGTGCTGACGGCCGGGGATATCGCCGAGCCGCTCGGAGGGAACGGCGAGATTGCGGCCGGCGCGCCCGAGGTCCGGGCCGGCACGCGGCTGGCCGAGATCCTGGCCCAGGTCTCGATCCACGCGCCGACCTTGACGGTGGTCGATCCCGCGGGCCGCCCGGTCGGACGCCTGACTCCGCAATCGCTGTCGCGTGCGCTCGGCAGCGCCGAGCGGCCGGCGTGACCATCACGGCCGGCCCGCTGGCATCACCGCGCCCGCTCGCCTCGTCGCGGGTGGCGCTCTGGGCCTGGAGCGGCGTGAGCCTCCTGGCCCTGCTGCTGCTGGCCCTTCGCAGCGAGCTTCCCTGGACGGTCAAATGGCCGGCCGATCTCGTCCTGCCCTTCGATTCCTGGCTCGACGCCGCGATGGCGTTCGTGACCCAGCATTGCCATCGCCTGTTCCGGTTCCTGGCGGCAGGCTTGCGCGCCGTGATGGACGGATTGCGCTGGCTGCTGCTGGGGATGCCCTGGATCACCGCCACGACGCTCGCGGGCCTGGTCGCCCATTCGGCCGGCGGGCGGCGCCTGACGATCCTGACCGTCGCCGCCTGCCTCTACATCGTGCTTTTCGGCTTCTGGCCCTACACGATGAACACGCTGTCGCTGGTGGGCGTGGCCGTGCCGATCGCGATCGCGCTGGGGTTTCTGCTGGGCGTGCTGGGATTCCGCCATCCGCGCTTCCGCCGCGGCCTGATGCCGGCGCTCGACGTGATGCAGACGATCCCGAGCCTCGCCTATCTCATCCCCTTCGTCCTGCTGTTCGGCTACGGGCCGGTGGTCGGCCTGGCGGCCAGCGTGATCTTCGCCTGTCCGCCGATGATCCGGAACGTGATCCTGGGGCTGGAGCAGGTGCCGAGCGAGGTCGTGGAATCCGGCATGATGGCCGGCTGCACGCGCCTGCAGCATCTCTTCTGGGTCCGGGTGCCGGCGGCGATGCCGGCGATCCTGATCGGCATCAACCAGGCGATCATGACGACCCTGTCGATGGTGATCCTGGCCGCGATCGTCGGCGGTTACGACGATATCGGCTGGCAGCTGCTCAGCACGCTGCGGAAATCGCTGTTCGGGCAGAGCCTGCTGGCGGGGCTGGTGATCGCGATCGTCGCCATCGTCTTCGACCGCGTCGGCCAGGCCTTTGCGGCCCGGCGGATGGGGGTGGTTCGCTCGCGCGCGGAGCGGCGCCGGCGGTGGATGATCGCAGGCCTGGCGATCCTCGCCAGCCTCGTCCTGGCGCTGGTCGTCCCGCCCTTGCGCGACTATCCGTCGGGCTGGGTGCTGCACCCGGCCCAGCCGCTCAACGATGCGGTGACCTGGATCACCGCCAACTATTTCTTCGTCAGCGATGCGATCAAGAACGCGGTGCTCTTCTATTTCCTGTTTCCGCTGAAGATCGGTTTCGAGGGCACGGTGCGCCCGAGCTTCTGGGGCTTCGCCCTGACGCCCACGGTGTCGGCGATCTATCTGGCGGTCGCGCTGGCCTTCACCTTGCTGGCCTGGCGGCTGGGGAAATGGCGGGCGGCCGCGGCGGCGGTCGCGGTCTTCTATCTCTATTATTTCGGCACCACGGGGACGCCCTGGCCGGTCTTCATGGCGGCGGTGACGCTGCTGGCCTGGCAGGTGGGCGGACCGAGATTGGCGCTGTTCGCGCTCGCCGGCATGGCGTTCATGCTTCTCACCGGCATGTGGCAGCGGGCGATGCTGACGGTGCAGCTCTGCGGCGCCGCCGTGATCCTGTCCTTCCTCATCGGCTCGGCGATCGGCATCTGGGCCGCCGGCAGCGACCGCGTGTCGCGGATCGTCGGGCCGATCTGCGACACGCTGCAGACCATGCCGCAGTTCGTCTTCCTGATCCCGATCCTGATGGTGTTCCTGGCCGGCGAGTTCTCGGCCATGCTGGCGGTCCTGCTTTACGCCGTGGTGCCGCCGATCCGCTACATGGAAAGCGGCCTGCGCCGCGTGCCGGCGCAATCGATCGAGGCCGCGCGCTCGCTCGGCTGCACGCCGGGCCAGCTTCTCTGGCAGGTCAAGATCCCGCTGGCCCTGCCGGAGATCATGCTCGGCCTCAACCAGACCATCATGATGGCGCTCTACATGGTCGTCGTCGCGGCGCTGGTCGGCGATGTGGGGCTGGGCCAGCTCGTCTATCAGGGTGTCGGCACCGCGAACTTCGGCGAAGGGGCCGGGGCCGGCATCGGCATCGCGCTGATCGCGATGATCGCCGACGGCATCCTGCAGGCGCTCAGCCGACGCCAGGCCGCCGCGCGCGGCCTCAATGCCCGTCTCTCGAACGATAAGGGGTGAACGATGCTCTGGATCACCGGTGCGCAGGTCTACGATGTCGAGCGGGGCGGGTTCTCGGCCCGGACTGTCGCCGTGAGCGGCGATCGGATCGAGGCCGTGGGCGATGCGCCGCCATCCTCCGATGCCGGGAAGACGATCGACCTGAAAGGCGCTTACCTGCTGCCGGGCCTGATCGACTGCCATGTGCATCTGACCTTGCAGTCCGAGGTGACGGGGACCGCGGCCTTCGGCACCCGCGACCGCGACCGGATCCGGCAGGACACGATCCGCGCGGCGGCGCTGACGCTCCGGGGCGGCATCACGACGGTGCGCGATTGCGGCGGCTGGGACTATATCGAGATGGGCGTGCGCGACGAGGTCGAGGCCGGCCGCCTGCCGGGCCCCCGCATGTTCCTGTCGGGCCGCCTGATCTCGATCGAGACGCCGGGGGCCGCCGACTATCCCGGCATGTACGATTTCGCGGGCTCGGCCGCCGAGCTGAAGGAAGCGGCCCAGCGCCAGATCGATCGCGGCGCGGATTTCGTCAAGATCATGGTGACCGGCATGTTCCTCGCGCCGGAGACCGAGCGCGCCGAGGATTGCTACTACGAGACCGACGAGCTGTCGGCCCTGGTCCGCTTCTCGCACGAGCAGGGCCGCCACGTGGCCTGCCACGCCCATGCGGTCGAGGGCGTGCGGCTCGCCGTCGCCGCCAAGGTCGACAGCCTCGAGCACGGCACCTATGCCGACAAGCCGTCGCTCCAGGCCATGGCCAAGGCCGGCATCTATCTGGTTCCGACCTGCACGGTGATGTCGGCCATGATCGACGACGCGGATATCCGCAAGGCCATGCCGAGCTATCTGATCGCCAGATACGAGGCGGCGCGGAAGACCCATCGCGACGCCATGAAGACCGCCTATGACGTGGGTGTCCCTATCGTCATGGGGACCGACGCCGGCGCGCCCGGCAATCATCACGGCATGAATGCGCAGGAATGCGTGCGCATGGTCCGCGATGTGGGCATGGCGCCGCAGGACGTGCTCGAGGCCGCCACGCTCTCGGGCGCGCGGCTGCTGAAGCAGGAGGCTCAGCTCGGCAGCATCGCGCCCGGCAAGCTTGCCGACCTGATCGCCACCCGGCGCAATCCCCTGGAGGACATGACGGCGCTCCAGGATCTGAGCCTGGTGATGAAGGGCGGCGCCGTGGTGCGGCGCGCCTGAGCCCCCCGGGGCGGCTAGAGCTTCGGCCGGCGGTCGTCGCTGTCGTACATCGGCCGCAGCCGCTCATAGGCGCTGGCAGCGCGGAACACCGCGACATCGTCGTAGGGCCGGCCGACGATCTGCAGGCCGGTCGGCACGCCGGACTTGGCGAAGCCCGAGGGCACGCTCATCACCGGGCAGCGGCTCATGGCGTTGAAGGGCGGCGTCATGCACCAGTCGAGATAGCCGTCGATCTTGACGCCGTTGATCTTCATGCCGGGATCGCCCAGATCGGCGTCGGCCTTGATCGCCGGCAGGGCCAGCGTCGGGCAGATCAGGAGGTCGTAGGTCTGGAACAGCGCGCCCAGCTTCTCATACATGACGCTCTCGATCTCCATGCCCTCGACGAAATCGACCAGCGTCGTCTTCTTGGCGCGGCGCGCGAACTCGCGCGTGTAGGGCATCATCTTGCGGCCATGCTCGGGGATCAGGCGCGAGACCCAGGCCCCGAACAGGCCCGAGAGATGCGCCCAGGTGGCTTTCTTCACGTCCTTGGTCCAGCCGATCTTGACCTCTTCGACCTTGGCGCCGAGGTCGCGCAGGGCCGCCGCCGCGGCCTTGGTGTTGGCCACCACCTCGCTGTCCACCTCGTAGAAGTCGAGATCGACCGAGAGCGCGATGCGCCAGCCCTTGATGCCCTCGAACTTGTCGGGAATGCGCAGCTTGGGCCGCACCGGCACGATGTCGCGCGGATGCGGGCCCGACATCACGTTCTGCAGCATCGCCACGTCGCTGACCGAGCGGCCCATCGGCCCCGCATGATTGTACCAGTCGAGGCTGAAGGGGCCGGCATCGGGATTGCGGCCGTAGGGCGGCTTGAAGCCATAAACGCCGCAGGCGGAGGCCGGGATACGGATCGAGCCGCCGATGTCCGAGCCGTTGGCCAGCGTGGTGGTGCCGGCCGCGAGCGACGCGCCGGAACCGCCGGAGGAGCCGCCCGAGGTGTAGTAGAGGTTCCAGGGCGTGCGGGTGGTGCCCCAGAGCTTGGTGTGGGTGATGGGCGCGCAGGAGAATTCCGGCGCGCAGGACCGCGCCAGCATGATGGCGCCAGCCTTGAAGATCATCTCGGCCGGCGGCGCCGTGACGCTGTCGACATTGTCCTTGAAGATCAGCGAGCCGAAGGTGGTGCGCTCGCCCTTGATGGTGGTCTCGTCCTTGATGACGATCGCGACCCCTTCGAGCGGCCGGGTGCGGCCGTCGGTGCGCATGTATTTCGCCTCGGCCTTCTTCGCCTGGTCGATGGCCCGGTCGTAGAAGGTGTAGGTGAAGGCGTTGACCTTGCTCTCGACCCGCTCGGCGCGCTCGATCAAGGCGCGTACCAGCTCGACCGGCGACAGTTTCTTGGATTTGAACCGCCGCACCGCCTCGGTCGCGGTCATGTAGCAGAGATCGAGATCGGTCATCGGATTTCCCCTGGATTCTTCTCCGCCGGTGTTGACCGTGCGGACAGCCTGATTTCGGTCATAGCACAGGGACGAAGAGGGCCCAAGGGGATCGGCAGGCTCAAGTCACGCGCCGGAAATCAGTGATTCTACCGAGAGGGAAACGGCCTCGACCGGCGCCGGCGTATCAGCGCCAGCGCTTCTTCGCGCTCTCGTCGCTGTCGCGCGCGCTCACCCATTCGCCGCCCTCCGGCGTCTCCTCGAGCTTCCAGAAGGGCGCGTCGGTCTTGAGCCAGTCGATCAGGAACTGGCAGCTCTCGAGCGCGGCCTGGCGATGGGCGGCGGCGGTGATCACCAGCACGATGCGATCGCCGGGCTCGAGCCGGCCATAGCGATGGATCACGAGGCTGCCCTGGAGCGGCCAGCGCCGATGGGCCTCGGCCTCGATCTCGGCGAGCTTCTTCTCGGTCATGCCGGGGTAATGCTCGAGCGTCATCGACCGGATCGGCTTGTCGTCGGCCATATCGCGCACCAGCCCGACGAAGCAGGCGACGCCGCCGACATCGTGGCGGCCGCGGGTGAGCGCCGACATCTCGGCGCCCGGGTCGAAATCCTCGCGCTGGACGCGGATCATGGCCCGCCGCTCAGCCGCCGGTCACGGGCGGGAACAAGGCGACCTCGTCGTTGGCCGCCACCGGGTGATCGAGGCCGACATAGTCCTGATTGACCGCCACGCGCACCAGCCGGCGATCGGCGAAGGCCGCGCGGTAACCGGGGCCGCGCTCGGCCAGCCAGTCGACCAGGGCCCCGACCGTCCCGACCTCGGCGGGCAGCGCCAGATCCTCCTCCCCGCGGCCGATGCGGGCGCGGAAGAGGGCGAAATAGAGCAGCTTCATGAAGCCGAGATTAGCCCCGGGCGCCCGGTGCTTCCAGCCCCGGGGCGATCAGGCGGCCTCGTCCGGATCGGGCGCCGAAACCTTGCGATAGCTGTCGCGAATGGCCTCAGCCTCCGCGGGGTCAAAGCTCCGGTTCATCCAGCGGCCGCTGGCGGCCAACCAGAGCGCCGACCGGTGCGGGCGCGACGCGGTGGGGCCGCCGCGGCCCGGCGCGGGCGGCGGCGCGGCGGCGGGGCCTTGCTCCTTCGGCAAGACGGGAAGGGCTGGCAACAGGACGGGGCCGTGATCGGTCATGAGCGCACTCCTGCCTCGAATGTTCTCGCGTTCTTCCGGCGAAGATCGTCCCTGGGCGGTCAGGCTCGAGATCGATGCGTCGAAGGGCAGTTGAAGGAACGCGACGTTTGCGATGCGATCCATTCAACGCCGGTTCGATGGCCGGAATATGGCAGTCGGCGCGGGCGAGAATGATTTCTCTGTGATGATATCGGGGCAGGCCTTACGCTGCCGCAACGCAGCATTCGCGGCGAAGCGCCGCATCGCGCGCCTCAGCCGTAGCCGAAGCAGGCGGCGACGGTGGCGGTGCGTTCATGAATCGCATCCGCTTCGGCCGCCGGGAACTGCGGCCGATAGTAGCGCGGCAGATGCAGCCGCGCTTCCGCCTGCCGCAGCAGCGTCTCGTCGGGCTCGAGGGCCGCATGCGCGAAGATGCGGAGCAAGGTCTCGCGCGGCCTTGCGACGAGATCCTCGTAGCGCACCACCAGGATCGCCTTTGCCAGCGCGTCGTCGGTCTCGATCTCCTTGGCCATGAGGCCGTAGAGCTCGGCCCATTGCAGCGCCCAGCCCTCGGCCTCGCAGCCGCTCTGCCAGAGCGCGCGGATCTCGTTGGTCGCGTCCTGGTTGCCGCAGTGGGTCGGCTGCCGGTCGAGGCCGAACTCGAAATGGCCGACCCGGGCCAGATGCCGGCGCGCGGCCGGGTAGCGGGCCTGCGCCGCCGAGAACAGGCGATGCTGCTTCATCAGCGAGGCGACATGCCAGAGGGGCTCCCGGATCGGCACGATGAAGCGGGCATCGGGAAAGAGCTTCCGCAGATAGCCGTGGCGGGTGCTGTCGTAGTTGGCCTTGGCGAGATAGCGCGGCCGACCCCGCACCAGGAGCAGCTTGCGCATATGATCGCGCAGGAATGCCTCGAACACGGGCCGCTCGACCGTCGCATCCAGCAGCATCGGGCTGCGGCCGTCATGGAGGTGGGGGAAGAACGCCATCCAGGCCGGCTCCTCGAAAGCCTCGGGGCTGTCGGAGGTGACCAGGATGCCGTCGCCATGCGCGCGCTCGGCGGGCGCTTCCGCCTTGAGCGGCATATATTCGAGCAGCCGGTTCCAGAGATAGGGGGTCAGCACCGGCGGGAAGTCTCGATAACGATGGCTGGCGAGCTCGGGATGCGAGGCCAGGAGCTCCAGGAGAATGGTCGAGCCGCTGCGCGCGAGGCCCGTGATCCAGAGCGGCGCCGTCAGCGGCTGGCGGTCCAGCCGCTCGCGCAGGAGCCGGCTCTCCCAACCCGCTGCCGCGCGCATCACCCTCTGGCGCTGGCACAGGATCGTGCCGAGCTTGTCCATCCAGCCCGCCACCTGAAAGCCGGAGAGCGGATCGGGTGCCACCGCGCGGTCGCTCATGCGATCCGCCAGAGCCGCTTGATGGCGAGCGAGGCGGTGAGCATCACCGCGAAGAAGAGCGGCTCCCAGCCGCGCAGCCAGGCGGGTCCCATCTGCAGCATCTCCTGGGCGGGAAGCGCGATCTCGACGCGCTCGACCGCGCTGTCATCCGGCAGATAGCCCGCGGGATTGCCGATCAGCGCATGCCACCAGCGCCGCTTCTCCAGGACCGGCACCGGCTGGGCCAGGGGAATCGCGGCCGAGACGCTGCCGCTCGGATCGCGCAGCACCACGCGCCGGCTCTCGGGCTTCGTCGCCTGATGCGGCATGACGGAAAGCTCCGCCTGGACACCGGCGCTCCGGGGGTGGGTCGCGACATTCACCGCATCGTTCGGATCGGGAAAGCGATAGCCATAGCTGGTCGAGAGCCAGGCCAGCAGCGCCAGGATCGGCAGCATGGCCAGCATCACGCCCGGCAGCACCAGGCCGATGCGGCGGAACGCCGTCCGCAGCACGTCGCGGATCAGGGGCCAGGCCTCGGCGAACTCGCCGTCGAAGCGATCGAGCGCGCGCCGCGCCGCCAGCGCCTGGTCCTGCGCCTGCGCGATCCGCCGTTGCGGCGAGGCGTAGCGATAGATCGCCATGGACAGCGCCGCCGCGATCATGGCCCAGAGGACGAGGCGCCAGGGCGCCGCCAGCCCCCGCATCATCCCGTCGATCCAGGTGAAGGCGAGGCCGGGCCAATCCAGCGCACCCATGATGAGATCCTCGATCTGCCGCCCGTGGCGGCCCTGTCATTCAGCCGGCCGGGCGGTGCGGTCGGATGCCGCTGCCGCGCGGCGGCGCGACAGCCAGCGCCGGACCGGCCAGCCCAGGACGAAACCGATGGCCGCGAGCAGGGCCAG harbors:
- a CDS encoding quaternary amine ABC transporter ATP-binding protein, whose translation is MTDPTGRNAKLVCRRLWKLYGAEPLRRLRERGIDLAAADPADSRRVATELGLIVAAGNVSFEVEPGECFIVMGLSGSGKSTVIRCLSRLVEPTAGEVELDGKSLLAMSERELIAVRRRRMGMVFQHFGLFGHQTVLENVAFPLKVQGIGRPEREKRARETIELVGLKGREESYPWQLSGGQQQRVGFARSLAVGPDLWLLDEPFSALDPLIRRQMQTEFLNLKRMLGKTVVFITHDFLEAVYLADRVAIMREGEIVQIGTPAELMLRPATDYVRQFTRDVPRPMVLTAGDIAEPLGGNGEIAAGAPEVRAGTRLAEILAQVSIHAPTLTVVDPAGRPVGRLTPQSLSRALGSAERPA
- a CDS encoding ABC transporter permease is translated as MTITAGPLASPRPLASSRVALWAWSGVSLLALLLLALRSELPWTVKWPADLVLPFDSWLDAAMAFVTQHCHRLFRFLAAGLRAVMDGLRWLLLGMPWITATTLAGLVAHSAGGRRLTILTVAACLYIVLFGFWPYTMNTLSLVGVAVPIAIALGFLLGVLGFRHPRFRRGLMPALDVMQTIPSLAYLIPFVLLFGYGPVVGLAASVIFACPPMIRNVILGLEQVPSEVVESGMMAGCTRLQHLFWVRVPAAMPAILIGINQAIMTTLSMVILAAIVGGYDDIGWQLLSTLRKSLFGQSLLAGLVIAIVAIVFDRVGQAFAARRMGVVRSRAERRRRWMIAGLAILASLVLALVVPPLRDYPSGWVLHPAQPLNDAVTWITANYFFVSDAIKNAVLFYFLFPLKIGFEGTVRPSFWGFALTPTVSAIYLAVALAFTLLAWRLGKWRAAAAAVAVFYLYYFGTTGTPWPVFMAAVTLLAWQVGGPRLALFALAGMAFMLLTGMWQRAMLTVQLCGAAVILSFLIGSAIGIWAAGSDRVSRIVGPICDTLQTMPQFVFLIPILMVFLAGEFSAMLAVLLYAVVPPIRYMESGLRRVPAQSIEAARSLGCTPGQLLWQVKIPLALPEIMLGLNQTIMMALYMVVVAALVGDVGLGQLVYQGVGTANFGEGAGAGIGIALIAMIADGILQALSRRQAAARGLNARLSNDKG
- a CDS encoding amidohydrolase family protein; this translates as MLWITGAQVYDVERGGFSARTVAVSGDRIEAVGDAPPSSDAGKTIDLKGAYLLPGLIDCHVHLTLQSEVTGTAAFGTRDRDRIRQDTIRAAALTLRGGITTVRDCGGWDYIEMGVRDEVEAGRLPGPRMFLSGRLISIETPGAADYPGMYDFAGSAAELKEAAQRQIDRGADFVKIMVTGMFLAPETERAEDCYYETDELSALVRFSHEQGRHVACHAHAVEGVRLAVAAKVDSLEHGTYADKPSLQAMAKAGIYLVPTCTVMSAMIDDADIRKAMPSYLIARYEAARKTHRDAMKTAYDVGVPIVMGTDAGAPGNHHGMNAQECVRMVRDVGMAPQDVLEAATLSGARLLKQEAQLGSIAPGKLADLIATRRNPLEDMTALQDLSLVMKGGAVVRRA
- a CDS encoding amidase codes for the protein MTDLDLCYMTATEAVRRFKSKKLSPVELVRALIERAERVESKVNAFTYTFYDRAIDQAKKAEAKYMRTDGRTRPLEGVAIVIKDETTIKGERTTFGSLIFKDNVDSVTAPPAEMIFKAGAIMLARSCAPEFSCAPITHTKLWGTTRTPWNLYYTSGGSSGGSGASLAAGTTTLANGSDIGGSIRIPASACGVYGFKPPYGRNPDAGPFSLDWYNHAGPMGRSVSDVAMLQNVMSGPHPRDIVPVRPKLRIPDKFEGIKGWRIALSVDLDFYEVDSEVVANTKAAAAALRDLGAKVEEVKIGWTKDVKKATWAHLSGLFGAWVSRLIPEHGRKMMPYTREFARRAKKTTLVDFVEGMEIESVMYEKLGALFQTYDLLICPTLALPAIKADADLGDPGMKINGVKIDGYLDWCMTPPFNAMSRCPVMSVPSGFAKSGVPTGLQIVGRPYDDVAVFRAASAYERLRPMYDSDDRRPKL
- a CDS encoding molybdenum cofactor biosynthesis protein MoaE — encoded protein: MIRVQREDFDPGAEMSALTRGRHDVGGVACFVGLVRDMADDKPIRSMTLEHYPGMTEKKLAEIEAEAHRRWPLQGSLVIHRYGRLEPGDRIVLVITAAAHRQAALESCQFLIDWLKTDAPFWKLEETPEGGEWVSARDSDESAKKRWR
- the moaD gene encoding molybdopterin converting factor subunit 1 encodes the protein MKLLYFALFRARIGRGEEDLALPAEVGTVGALVDWLAERGPGYRAAFADRRLVRVAVNQDYVGLDHPVAANDEVALFPPVTGG
- a CDS encoding sulfotransferase, yielding MSDRAVAPDPLSGFQVAGWMDKLGTILCQRQRVMRAAAGWESRLLRERLDRQPLTAPLWITGLARSGSTILLELLASHPELASHRYRDFPPVLTPYLWNRLLEYMPLKAEAPAERAHGDGILVTSDSPEAFEEPAWMAFFPHLHDGRSPMLLDATVERPVFEAFLRDHMRKLLLVRGRPRYLAKANYDSTRHGYLRKLFPDARFIVPIREPLWHVASLMKQHRLFSAAQARYPAARRHLARVGHFEFGLDRQPTHCGNQDATNEIRALWQSGCEAEGWALQWAELYGLMAKEIETDDALAKAILVVRYEDLVARPRETLLRIFAHAALEPDETLLRQAEARLHLPRYYRPQFPAAEADAIHERTATVAACFGYG